The following are encoded in a window of Roseimaritima ulvae genomic DNA:
- a CDS encoding GrpB family protein, with amino-acid sequence MSDPVRLMHYDPQWRQEFEQTRSSVLMSCTGWVQAVEHIGSTSVTGIVAQPVIDAVAGVVDPSGLQHAQAALEGLNFRSVELPTWADDAVLMLKPRNASPTHSIFLTQIDSPLWKRLLGVRDRLRENREVALRYEDAKVHRWKAASGDRESYQQAKAMFFSHLEDQLRSES; translated from the coding sequence ATGAGCGACCCGGTTCGGCTAATGCACTACGACCCGCAGTGGCGTCAGGAATTTGAACAAACGCGTTCAAGTGTCCTGATGTCCTGCACCGGGTGGGTGCAGGCGGTTGAACACATCGGCAGCACCTCGGTGACCGGCATCGTGGCTCAGCCGGTCATCGATGCAGTGGCTGGCGTGGTCGACCCCAGCGGTTTGCAACACGCCCAGGCCGCTTTGGAAGGCCTTAATTTCCGCAGCGTCGAATTGCCCACCTGGGCCGACGATGCGGTGTTAATGCTCAAGCCACGAAACGCGTCCCCGACGCACAGCATCTTTTTGACTCAGATCGATAGCCCGTTGTGGAAGCGGCTGCTGGGCGTTCGCGATCGGTTGAGAGAAAACCGCGAAGTGGCGCTGCGGTATGAGGATGCCAAGGTGCACCGCTGGAAAGCCGCCAGCGGCGATCGTGAAAGTTATCAGCAAGCCAAAGCGATGTTTTTCTCGCATCTGGAAGACCAGCTGCGCTCCGAAAGCTGA
- a CDS encoding DUF4129 domain-containing protein, with translation MASKRKRMTAADYTALAFCPAMIVLMLTALVHFLVLCIYRGEFSTRLTYILFMFIVGATGIARITVEFGRAHASAYAAVLGLATVLVLSQFSNPLFAVSMVVIVWLLADQITFDCTVIDDNERASGEGLLNVGGWLPGTGAAKSPDVDVNLDGTTVASDDATEKDSRAKQTRRRGPRKPGRTVFWLALAALPLFGIGQWVLPDQSDIHRRAHLALGVYLFATLMLLVTTSFLNLRAYLRRRGAEMPSNVSVTWIVAGIVLTLLLLVVCFLLPVPGRAIAALQLPETLESPDWLEPSRWGWGSEGVTSQGNQDAAPGPVDSERADENARTGEADDESSEQGGRPGEGGKPGEGGQGSESGQSGQGDQQGDSGQSGDSDQQGESGEQGDSGQQGESGQQGDGGESGDRGQQGDSSQQGENAQQGENGQQGEQSPSEQEGGDTAADGSQPPDASSGSSSPPLDLTAWLPNLSSILKALIVIVLLGIVIWFLIKNRDALVAWWRSFCDYWKNLQRQAGVADDQPLDPLAEIRYREFASFRDPSGEGGDPRRVIVITFAALEAWSREAGTARHADETPSEFSRRLGGQYPQQQAALQRLAAAYNRVVYGRRQAGELDLQASQNLWQWMREGGRGKGEGGSLKFERDKTEGT, from the coding sequence ATGGCCAGCAAGCGAAAACGGATGACGGCGGCCGACTACACGGCGCTGGCCTTCTGCCCGGCCATGATCGTGCTGATGCTGACCGCTCTGGTGCACTTTCTGGTTCTGTGTATCTATCGCGGCGAGTTCTCCACGCGATTGACCTATATCCTGTTTATGTTCATCGTTGGGGCCACCGGGATCGCACGCATCACGGTGGAGTTCGGTCGCGCCCATGCGAGTGCCTATGCGGCCGTGCTGGGGTTGGCCACGGTGCTGGTGCTGTCTCAGTTCAGCAATCCCCTGTTCGCCGTTTCGATGGTGGTGATCGTCTGGCTGTTGGCTGACCAGATTACCTTCGACTGCACCGTGATTGACGACAACGAGCGGGCCAGCGGCGAAGGCTTGCTGAACGTCGGCGGTTGGCTGCCGGGAACGGGGGCTGCGAAGTCGCCCGATGTGGATGTGAACCTGGATGGAACCACGGTGGCATCGGATGACGCCACCGAAAAAGATTCGCGAGCCAAACAAACGCGACGACGCGGTCCTCGCAAACCTGGCCGGACGGTGTTCTGGTTGGCCTTGGCCGCGCTGCCGCTGTTTGGCATCGGACAATGGGTCCTGCCCGACCAGTCGGACATCCATCGCCGAGCCCATTTGGCTTTGGGCGTTTATCTGTTCGCGACGCTGATGTTGTTGGTCACCACCAGCTTTCTGAACCTCCGCGCATACTTGCGGCGCCGCGGCGCGGAGATGCCGAGCAACGTGTCGGTGACCTGGATCGTCGCCGGCATCGTGCTCACCTTACTGCTGTTGGTGGTGTGTTTTCTGCTGCCCGTGCCGGGGCGAGCGATCGCCGCGCTGCAGCTGCCCGAGACGCTCGAGTCGCCGGATTGGCTGGAACCGAGCCGCTGGGGCTGGGGCTCCGAAGGCGTCACCTCTCAGGGCAATCAGGATGCCGCGCCCGGACCGGTCGACAGCGAGCGGGCCGACGAAAACGCTCGCACCGGTGAAGCCGATGACGAGTCGTCTGAACAGGGCGGCCGACCCGGCGAGGGCGGGAAACCAGGCGAAGGCGGTCAGGGAAGCGAGAGCGGCCAGTCCGGCCAAGGTGACCAGCAAGGCGACAGCGGCCAGTCAGGCGACAGCGACCAGCAGGGAGAAAGTGGCGAGCAGGGCGATAGTGGACAGCAGGGGGAAAGTGGCCAGCAGGGCGACGGCGGCGAGTCGGGTGACCGTGGTCAGCAAGGAGACAGCAGTCAGCAGGGGGAAAACGCTCAGCAGGGCGAAAACGGACAGCAGGGAGAGCAGAGCCCATCGGAGCAGGAGGGCGGCGACACGGCGGCCGACGGTTCGCAGCCGCCGGACGCGTCTTCGGGCAGCTCGTCCCCGCCACTGGATCTGACCGCTTGGTTGCCCAATTTAAGTTCGATCCTGAAGGCTTTGATCGTGATCGTGCTGTTGGGGATTGTGATCTGGTTTTTGATTAAGAACCGCGATGCGCTGGTGGCTTGGTGGCGATCGTTCTGCGACTATTGGAAGAACCTGCAAAGGCAGGCGGGCGTTGCCGACGATCAACCGCTCGACCCACTGGCCGAGATCCGTTATCGCGAGTTTGCTTCGTTTCGCGATCCCAGCGGCGAAGGCGGTGATCCACGCCGCGTGATCGTGATTACCTTTGCGGCGCTCGAAGCCTGGTCCCGCGAAGCCGGCACGGCTCGCCACGCCGACGAAACGCCGAGCGAGTTTTCGCGGCGGTTGGGAGGGCAGTACCCGCAGCAACAAGCGGCCCTGCAGCGGCTGGCCGCAGCCTACAACCGCGTCGTCTAC